In one window of Musa acuminata AAA Group cultivar baxijiao chromosome BXJ3-2, Cavendish_Baxijiao_AAA, whole genome shotgun sequence DNA:
- the LOC135630752 gene encoding probable polygalacturonase, with protein MNALSSHVIVSGITILAPVNSPNTDGIDPDSSSNVRIEGCYIVSGDDCIAIKSGWDEYGIAFNMSSKHIVIRRLTCISPTSAVIALGSEMSRGIQDVRAEDITAIHSESGVRIKTTIGRGAYVKDIFVRRMNLHTMKWVYWMTGTYGQHPDDKFDPKAIPVVQNISYSNVVAENVTMAAKLEGIPGAPFTGICIYNVTAEVVKSKKPIWNCTDVEGVSSHVTPTPCAQIPEYPDRITHCPFPEDDLPVNGVGLEECAYQRAKP; from the exons ATGAATGCACTGTCCAGCCACGTAATCGTCTCAGGCATCACAATTCTTGCACCGGTCAACTCTCCCAACACTGATGGGATCGATCCAG ACTCATCCTCCAATGTCCGCATTGAGGGCTGCTACATAGTCTCAGGCGATGACTGCATCGCCATTAAAAGCGGTTGGGATGAGTACGGGATTGCATTCAACATGTCAAGCAAACACATAGTGATCAGACGGCTCACCTGCATCTCCCCCACGAGCGCTGTCATTGCCCTGGGAAGCGAGATGTCGAGAGGAATCCAAGATGTCCGGGCCGAAGACATCACGGCCATCCACTCCGAATCCGGCGTCAGGATCAAGACGACCATCGGAAGGGGAGCTTACGTGAAGGACATATTCGTGAGAAGAATGAATCTGCACACAATGAAGTGGGTCTACTGGATGACGGGCACCTACGGGCAGCACCCGGACGACAAATTTGATCCGAAAGCCATTCCGGTGGTGCAGAATATCAGTTACAGCAACGTGGTGGCCGAGAACGTGACCATGGCCGCGAAGCTGGAGGGGATTCCCGGCGCGCCCTTCACCGGAATATGCATCTACAATGTGACGGCGGAGGTGGTGAAGTCGAAGAAGCCGATTTGGAACTGCACCGACGTGGAGGGCGTATCGAGTCACGTGACGCCCACTCCCTGTGCGCAGATTCCGGAATATCCAGATCGTATAACGCATTGCCCCTTCCCTGAAGATGATCTACCTGTGAATGGTGTTGGGCTAGAGGAGTGTGCTTATCAGAGAGCTAAACCATGA